One region of Oxalobacteraceae bacterium OTU3CAMAD1 genomic DNA includes:
- a CDS encoding transposase, with amino-acid sequence MEKKQSPSKREIIPTSAEPVPKQRAVFTDEFKRAAISRLHDDKQSATALALELGLRRNQLYKWAKQLEEQPSGGQLRSPGRPAVSELSEVEQLRRQLAKAEQELAILKKLDAYLTRLKK; translated from the coding sequence ATGGAAAAGAAACAGTCACCTTCCAAACGAGAGATCATTCCGACATCGGCGGAGCCGGTGCCGAAGCAGCGGGCCGTGTTTACGGATGAATTCAAGCGCGCTGCGATCTCCCGGCTACATGATGACAAGCAGAGCGCGACGGCCTTGGCGTTGGAGCTTGGTTTGCGTCGTAATCAGCTCTACAAATGGGCCAAGCAGCTCGAAGAGCAGCCATCTGGCGGCCAATTGCGCTCGCCAGGTCGTCCTGCGGTCAGTGAATTGAGCGAGGTCGAGCAACTGCGTCGCCAACTGGCCAAGGCCGAACAGGAGCTGGCCATCCTAAAAAAGTTAGATGCGTACTTAACTCGCCTCAAGAAGTGA
- a CDS encoding methyl-accepting chemotaxis protein, producing the protein MTMKNLKIGTRLAAGFGLVLAMMTLMTVIGITHMQDVAEATRDMMQQPLAKERMISDWYRLIHTSVRRTSAISKSSDPSLGPFFAEETVASTAEVNGLQKKVEPLLETEQEKTLFEQMMANRKRYLASRDTIVKLKKEGQIEQAAEVLDQRFTPDGKAYLASLSGLLDMQRKSIDANAAEIETIYQNSRRFMIVFGMVVLALGVVCAWRLTRGITVPLNQAVDIAVAVANKDLTSTIEVSTTDETGRLLQALRSMNDGLIGIVNDVRHGTESISTASSEIAAGNMDLSARTEEQASSLEETAASMEELTSTVKQNSDNARQANQLAVKASEVARRGGTEVADVVDTMEAISGSARKIVDIISVIDGIAFQTNILALNAAVEAARAGEQGRGFAVVASEVRSLAQRSATAAKEIKALIDDSLQKVDAGSTLVTQAGMTMSDVVDSIQRVTDIMGEISSASHEQSAGIEQVNQAVIQMDQVTQQNAALVEEAAAAAASLNDQADDLRAIVSIFKVAA; encoded by the coding sequence TTGACCATGAAAAATTTAAAAATCGGCACGCGCCTTGCCGCAGGCTTCGGCTTGGTCCTCGCCATGATGACTTTGATGACCGTGATCGGCATCACGCATATGCAAGACGTGGCCGAGGCTACCCGTGACATGATGCAACAGCCTTTGGCCAAGGAACGCATGATCAGCGACTGGTATCGGTTGATCCATACCAGCGTGCGCCGCACGTCGGCGATTTCGAAGAGCTCCGATCCGTCGCTCGGCCCGTTCTTTGCCGAGGAAACGGTCGCCTCCACCGCCGAAGTCAACGGCTTGCAGAAGAAGGTCGAGCCGTTGCTCGAGACCGAACAGGAAAAAACCCTGTTCGAGCAGATGATGGCCAACCGCAAGCGCTACCTGGCGTCGCGCGACACCATCGTCAAGCTGAAGAAGGAAGGCCAGATCGAGCAAGCCGCAGAGGTGCTCGACCAGCGCTTCACGCCGGACGGCAAGGCCTACCTGGCTTCGCTGAGCGGTCTGCTGGACATGCAGCGTAAAAGCATCGACGCCAACGCCGCCGAGATCGAGACGATTTATCAGAACAGCCGCCGTTTCATGATCGTCTTCGGTATGGTGGTGCTGGCGCTGGGCGTCGTTTGCGCCTGGCGTTTGACGCGCGGCATCACCGTGCCGTTGAACCAGGCGGTCGACATCGCCGTGGCCGTGGCCAACAAGGATTTGACATCGACCATCGAAGTCAGCACCACCGACGAGACCGGACGCCTGCTGCAAGCGCTGCGCTCGATGAACGACGGCTTGATCGGCATCGTCAACGACGTGCGCCACGGTACCGAAAGCATTTCGACGGCGTCGAGCGAGATCGCCGCCGGCAATATGGACCTGTCGGCACGCACCGAGGAACAGGCCTCCAGCCTGGAAGAGACGGCCGCGTCGATGGAAGAGTTGACCTCGACCGTCAAGCAGAACTCGGACAACGCCCGCCAGGCCAACCAGCTCGCGGTCAAGGCGTCGGAAGTAGCGCGGCGCGGCGGCACGGAAGTGGCCGACGTGGTCGACACGATGGAAGCGATCAGCGGCTCGGCGCGCAAGATCGTCGACATCATCAGCGTCATCGACGGCATCGCCTTCCAGACCAACATCCTGGCCTTGAACGCGGCGGTGGAAGCGGCGCGCGCGGGCGAGCAAGGGCGTGGCTTCGCGGTGGTCGCCAGCGAAGTGCGCAGCCTGGCGCAGCGCAGCGCCACGGCCGCCAAGGAAATCAAGGCGCTGATCGACGACTCGCTGCAGAAGGTCGACGCCGGCAGCACCCTGGTCACGCAAGCGGGCATGACGATGAGCGACGTGGTCGACAGCATCCAGCGCGTCACCGACATCATGGGCGAGATCAGCTCGGCCAGCCACGAGCAAAGCGCCGGCATCGAGCAGGTCAACCAAGCGGTGATCCAGATGGACCAGGTCACGCAGCAGAACGCCGCGCTGGTGGAGGAGGCCGCAGCCGCCGCCGCATCGCTGAACGATCAGGCCGATGACCTGCGCGCCATCGTCAGCATCTTCAAAGTCGCCGCCTAA
- a CDS encoding DNA topoisomerase III: MTKTLIIAEKPSVANDIAKTLGGFTKHDEYFESDEYVLSSAVGHLLEIAVPEEHDVKRGKWSFAHLPMIPPYFALNPIAKTEARLKVLNKLIKRKDVTTLINACDAGREGELIFRLIAQNAKAKQPVKRLWLQSMTPGAIREGFTHLRTDEEMLPLADAARCRSEADWLIGINGTRAMTAFNSKEGGFYLTTVGRVQTPTLSIVVEREEKIKKFVARDFWEVRAEFVCAAGVYEGRWLDTKFKKDETDPEKRAERLWSKAAADSIATACRGKQGIVTEEAKPTTSMAPALFDLTSLQREANSRFGFSAKNTLGLAQALYEKHKVLTYPRTDSRHLPEDYMPTVQQALEVVKENPNYHQFAKQILDKGWVKPNKRIFDNTKISDHFAIIPTTIAPKNLSEPEQKLYDLVTRRFMAVFFPPAEFQVTTRYTEVSGHQFKTEGKVMTNPGWLAIYGKEASTDDDKEGNANGNLVPVAKGEKVLTDKVNANGLVTKPPARYTEATLLSAMEGAGKLVEDDELRDAMAGKGLGTPATRAATIEGLLTERYLLREGRELMPTAKASQLMTLLRGLGVNELTAPELTGEWEYKLSQMEKGKISREEFMREIAQMTQVIVKRAKEYNNDTIPGDYATLTTPCPNCASVVKENYRRFACTKCDFSMSKTPGSRQFEIEEVEQLLKERTIGPLQGFRSKMGRPFAAILRIVRDEEIKNFKLEFDFGQNDDSEDAEAVDFTGQTPLGPCPKCAGGVYEMGLAYVCENSVAKPKTCDFRSGRIILQQEILPEQMAKLINEGKTDLLPGFVSQRTRRPFKAFLVKGKDNKISFEFEERKAKAPAKGKAAADKAAAGADEGADGAAAEAAPAKKAPAKKAAAKAAPAKKAAAKKAPAKKAAPKKAAATAE, translated from the coding sequence ATGACGAAAACCCTCATCATCGCCGAGAAGCCTTCTGTCGCGAACGACATCGCGAAGACGCTTGGCGGCTTCACCAAGCACGATGAGTACTTTGAATCCGACGAGTACGTGCTGTCCTCCGCCGTCGGCCACCTGCTGGAAATCGCCGTGCCCGAAGAGCACGACGTCAAACGCGGCAAATGGAGCTTCGCGCACCTGCCGATGATCCCGCCGTACTTCGCGCTCAATCCGATCGCCAAGACCGAGGCGCGCCTCAAGGTGCTGAACAAGCTGATCAAGCGTAAAGACGTCACCACCCTCATCAACGCATGTGACGCGGGCCGCGAAGGGGAACTGATCTTCCGTTTGATCGCCCAGAACGCCAAGGCCAAGCAACCGGTCAAGCGCCTGTGGCTGCAGTCGATGACGCCCGGCGCGATCCGCGAAGGCTTCACCCATCTGCGCACCGACGAGGAAATGCTGCCGCTGGCCGACGCCGCGCGCTGCCGCTCGGAAGCGGACTGGCTGATCGGCATCAACGGCACCCGCGCCATGACCGCGTTCAACTCGAAAGAGGGCGGCTTCTACCTGACCACCGTGGGCCGCGTGCAGACGCCGACCCTGTCGATCGTGGTCGAGCGCGAAGAGAAGATCAAGAAATTCGTCGCCCGCGACTTCTGGGAAGTGCGCGCCGAGTTCGTGTGCGCCGCCGGCGTGTATGAAGGCCGCTGGCTCGACACCAAGTTCAAGAAGGACGAGACCGATCCGGAGAAGCGCGCCGAGCGCCTGTGGAGCAAGGCCGCCGCCGATTCGATCGCCACGGCTTGCCGCGGCAAGCAGGGCATCGTCACCGAGGAAGCCAAACCGACCACGTCGATGGCGCCGGCGCTGTTCGACCTGACCAGCCTGCAGCGCGAAGCCAACTCGCGCTTCGGCTTTTCGGCCAAGAACACCTTGGGCCTGGCCCAGGCGCTGTACGAAAAGCACAAAGTGCTGACCTACCCGCGTACCGATTCGCGCCACCTGCCGGAAGACTACATGCCGACCGTGCAGCAGGCGCTGGAAGTGGTCAAGGAGAATCCGAACTACCACCAGTTCGCCAAGCAGATCCTCGACAAGGGCTGGGTCAAGCCGAACAAGCGCATCTTCGACAACACCAAGATCTCGGATCACTTCGCGATCATCCCGACCACGATCGCGCCGAAAAACCTGTCCGAGCCGGAACAAAAGCTGTACGACCTGGTCACGCGCCGCTTCATGGCCGTGTTCTTCCCGCCCGCCGAGTTCCAGGTCACCACCCGCTACACGGAAGTGTCCGGCCATCAGTTCAAAACTGAAGGCAAGGTCATGACCAACCCGGGCTGGCTGGCGATCTACGGCAAGGAAGCATCGACCGACGACGACAAGGAAGGCAACGCCAACGGCAATCTGGTGCCGGTCGCCAAGGGCGAGAAAGTGCTGACCGACAAGGTCAACGCGAACGGCCTGGTCACCAAGCCGCCAGCGCGCTACACCGAGGCGACGTTGCTGTCAGCCATGGAAGGCGCCGGCAAGCTGGTCGAGGACGACGAGTTGCGCGACGCCATGGCCGGCAAGGGCCTGGGCACGCCGGCGACGCGCGCGGCCACCATCGAGGGCTTGCTGACCGAGCGCTATCTGCTGCGCGAAGGCCGGGAACTGATGCCGACCGCCAAGGCGTCGCAGCTGATGACGTTGCTGCGCGGCCTTGGTGTCAACGAACTGACCGCGCCGGAACTGACCGGCGAGTGGGAATACAAGTTGTCGCAGATGGAAAAGGGCAAGATCTCGCGCGAGGAATTCATGCGCGAAATCGCCCAGATGACGCAGGTCATCGTCAAACGCGCCAAGGAATACAACAACGACACGATCCCCGGCGATTACGCGACGTTGACGACGCCGTGCCCGAACTGCGCCAGCGTGGTTAAAGAGAACTATCGCCGTTTCGCCTGCACCAAGTGCGATTTCTCGATGAGCAAAACGCCGGGCAGCCGCCAGTTTGAAATCGAGGAAGTGGAACAGTTGCTCAAGGAACGCACCATCGGTCCGCTGCAAGGTTTCCGCTCGAAGATGGGACGTCCGTTCGCGGCCATCCTGCGCATCGTGCGCGACGAGGAGATCAAGAACTTCAAGCTGGAGTTCGACTTCGGCCAGAACGACGATTCGGAAGACGCGGAAGCGGTCGACTTCACCGGTCAGACCCCGCTGGGGCCTTGTCCGAAGTGCGCCGGCGGCGTGTACGAAATGGGTCTGGCGTATGTTTGCGAAAACAGCGTCGCCAAGCCGAAGACGTGCGACTTCCGCAGCGGCCGCATCATCTTGCAGCAGGAGATTTTGCCTGAGCAGATGGCCAAGCTGATCAACGAAGGCAAGACCGATCTGCTGCCGGGTTTTGTTTCGCAGCGCACGCGTCGTCCGTTCAAGGCCTTCCTGGTCAAGGGCAAGGACAACAAGATCAGCTTCGAGTTCGAGGAGCGCAAGGCCAAGGCGCCCGCCAAGGGCAAAGCTGCGGCTGACAAAGCGGCAGCGGGAGCGGACGAGGGCGCCGACGGCGCGGCGGCCGAGGCGGCTCCGGCCAAGAAAGCGCCGGCCAAGAAGGCCGCCGCCAAGGCCGCGCCAGCCAAGAAAGCTGCTGCCAAGAAAGCGCCGGCTAAAAAGGCCGCGCCGAAGAAGGCCGCTGCGACCGCCGAGTAA
- a CDS encoding DUF494 domain-containing protein — protein MFDILVYLYETYYRPDACPEPAALAKKLSAVGFDDVEISEALVWLNDLTAMAGVEQSLTAASTGTRFYVEEEQDVLGTAAIGFIQFLESAKVLSPLQREIVVERALALEEAPVTLGKLKVIVLMLLWSQGKEPDALMFDDLFGSDEDQAPRLLH, from the coding sequence ATGTTCGACATCCTTGTTTATCTCTACGAGACTTATTACCGTCCCGATGCTTGCCCCGAACCGGCTGCGTTGGCCAAGAAGCTGTCGGCTGTTGGTTTTGACGATGTCGAGATTTCCGAGGCATTGGTCTGGCTCAACGACCTGACCGCCATGGCCGGCGTCGAGCAGTCGTTGACGGCCGCCTCGACCGGCACCCGCTTCTACGTCGAGGAAGAGCAGGACGTGCTGGGCACCGCCGCGATCGGCTTCATCCAGTTCCTCGAATCGGCCAAGGTCTTGTCTCCGCTGCAACGTGAAATCGTTGTCGAGCGGGCGCTGGCGCTCGAAGAGGCGCCGGTCACCCTGGGCAAGCTCAAGGTCATCGTGCTGATGTTGCTCTGGAGCCAAGGCAAGGAACCGGACGCGCTGATGTTCGACGACCTGTTCGGCTCGGACGAAGACCAGGCGCCGCGCCTGCTGCACTAA
- the dprA gene encoding DNA-processing protein DprA, with protein sequence MQATENLTPPTAPALIAWLRLERTEGVGLLSAHRLLDKLGSPQAIFDASRQQLLALVKPDQADALLRPPSPSEADALTAQADAVLAWREQPGNLFLTLDHPDYPAQLREIAAAPLMLYVKGRAELLTRRSLAVVGSRNASVQGMLNAERMAHALSDAGLTIVSGLALGIDAAAHAGGLCGEGGTLAVIGTGADRIYPASNGNLARRIADEGCIVSEYPLGTPPLRDNFPRRNRIISGLVCGVLVVEAAAKSGSLITARLAISQGRDVYAMPGSVHAALAKGCHRLIREGAKLVETAADVLEDMQMATDGMAGARPAIDDSFVDRVLDAIGEHPARADTLAVMLGQSAAELQGQLLALELAGLLERLPGGMFQRLRS encoded by the coding sequence GTGCAAGCCACGGAAAACCTCACCCCTCCCACGGCGCCCGCGCTAATCGCCTGGTTGCGCCTGGAGCGCACCGAAGGCGTGGGCCTGCTGAGCGCGCACCGGCTGCTCGACAAGCTGGGTTCGCCGCAAGCCATCTTCGACGCCAGCCGCCAGCAATTGCTGGCGCTGGTCAAACCCGACCAGGCCGACGCCCTGCTGCGGCCGCCATCGCCGTCCGAGGCGGACGCCTTGACGGCCCAGGCGGACGCGGTGCTGGCCTGGCGCGAGCAGCCGGGCAACCTTTTCCTGACCCTCGACCATCCCGATTATCCAGCGCAGCTGCGCGAGATCGCCGCCGCGCCGTTGATGCTGTACGTCAAGGGGCGCGCCGAGCTGCTGACGCGCAGGTCGCTGGCGGTGGTCGGGTCGCGCAACGCCAGCGTCCAGGGCATGCTCAACGCCGAGCGCATGGCGCACGCGCTGTCGGACGCGGGATTGACCATCGTCTCCGGCCTGGCGCTGGGCATCGACGCGGCCGCGCATGCGGGCGGCCTGTGCGGCGAAGGCGGCACCCTGGCCGTGATCGGCACCGGCGCCGACCGCATCTATCCCGCCAGCAATGGCAACCTCGCGCGCCGGATCGCCGACGAGGGGTGTATCGTCAGCGAGTACCCGCTCGGCACACCGCCGTTGCGCGACAATTTTCCGCGCCGCAACCGCATCATCAGCGGCCTGGTGTGTGGAGTGCTGGTGGTGGAGGCGGCCGCCAAGTCCGGCTCGCTGATCACGGCGCGGCTGGCCATCTCCCAGGGGCGCGACGTGTACGCCATGCCGGGGTCGGTCCACGCGGCGCTGGCCAAGGGGTGCCACCGCTTGATACGCGAGGGCGCCAAGCTGGTCGAGACGGCCGCCGACGTGCTGGAGGATATGCAAATGGCAACCGACGGCATGGCCGGCGCCCGGCCCGCGATCGACGACAGCTTCGTCGACCGGGTGCTCGACGCGATCGGCGAGCATCCGGCCCGCGCCGACACCCTGGCCGTCATGCTGGGCCAGTCCGCCGCCGAGCTGCAGGGGCAGTTGCTGGCGCTGGAATTGGCCGGTTTGCTGGAGCGTTTGCCGGGCGGAATGTTTCAACGGTTGCGTTCGTGA
- a CDS encoding LysM peptidoglycan-binding domain-containing protein — protein sequence MKNFSTVGTRLVWTALFCGVVAAPAAALTCEFRADAPDQHTVVRGDTLWDISGKFLQQPWCWPTVWGMNRDEIANPHWIYPGQIIWLDRAAGRLRLGNRLAANGGVNDPAVQRRSPGVRVEGLGKDAVPSIPAGVIEPFLSQPLIIENDELKGAPRIIATQDDHVFIGKDDKAYVRGELNGNTSFQVFRPGNPLRDPVTKEVIGHEAFYLGTLKLQAAAQPAGGGDVHTFVVASAKEEMGKGDQLRAIPPMPMQNYVPHPPEQAVESRVMAIYGGVTHAGQNQVVSINRGKLDGLDVGAVLQLYHAGRTVRDSTAPKSWLGMREQQVRLPDERVGTLFIFRVFKHISYGLIMQVTAPVEVGDVAKSPE from the coding sequence ATGAAAAATTTTAGCACAGTCGGCACCCGCTTAGTATGGACGGCGCTATTTTGCGGCGTGGTGGCGGCCCCGGCGGCCGCGCTCACGTGCGAGTTCCGCGCCGACGCCCCCGACCAGCACACGGTGGTCCGGGGCGATACGTTGTGGGATATTTCCGGTAAATTCCTGCAACAGCCGTGGTGCTGGCCCACCGTCTGGGGCATGAACCGCGACGAAATCGCCAATCCGCACTGGATTTATCCGGGCCAGATCATCTGGCTCGACCGCGCGGCGGGGCGCCTGCGCCTGGGCAACAGGCTCGCGGCCAACGGCGGCGTCAACGATCCCGCCGTCCAGCGCCGCTCGCCTGGTGTGCGCGTCGAGGGCTTGGGCAAGGACGCGGTGCCGTCGATACCGGCCGGCGTCATCGAGCCTTTCCTGAGCCAGCCGCTGATCATCGAAAACGACGAGCTCAAGGGTGCGCCGCGCATCATCGCCACGCAGGACGACCATGTGTTCATCGGCAAGGACGACAAGGCCTACGTCCGTGGCGAGCTCAACGGCAATACCTCGTTCCAGGTGTTCCGGCCGGGTAACCCGCTGCGCGACCCGGTGACCAAAGAAGTGATTGGCCACGAGGCCTTCTATTTAGGCACGCTCAAATTGCAGGCCGCCGCGCAGCCCGCCGGCGGCGGCGATGTGCACACCTTCGTTGTCGCCAGCGCCAAGGAGGAAATGGGCAAGGGCGACCAGTTGCGCGCCATTCCGCCGATGCCGATGCAGAACTACGTGCCGCATCCGCCCGAGCAAGCGGTGGAGTCGCGCGTGATGGCCATCTACGGCGGCGTCACGCACGCCGGCCAGAACCAGGTGGTCAGTATTAATCGCGGAAAGCTTGACGGACTCGATGTCGGCGCCGTGCTGCAGCTGTACCATGCGGGAAGAACTGTTCGCGATTCCACCGCGCCGAAAAGCTGGCTGGGGATGCGCGAACAGCAGGTCAGGCTGCCGGACGAGCGAGTGGGCACCCTGTTTATCTTCCGCGTGTTCAAGCATATTTCCTACGGCTTGATCATGCAGGTGACGGCGCCGGTGGAAGTGGGCGACGTCGCCAAGTCGCCGGAGTAA
- the def gene encoding peptide deformylase produces MAILNILRYPDPRLHKVAKPVTVFDERLEKLVADMAETMYDAPGIGLAASQVDVHEQLLVIDITETKDDLVTYINPEIIWASDEKQVYDEGCLSVPGVYDGVERHAKIKVRALDVKGQPFEVEADGLLAVCIQHEMDHLLGKVFVEYLSPLKRNRIKTKMIKEERGLEREAQLRAQGRRY; encoded by the coding sequence ATGGCCATTTTAAATATTCTGCGTTACCCCGATCCGCGCCTGCACAAGGTCGCCAAGCCAGTCACCGTCTTCGACGAGCGTTTGGAGAAATTGGTCGCCGACATGGCCGAAACCATGTACGACGCGCCCGGCATCGGCCTGGCCGCCTCGCAGGTCGACGTGCACGAGCAACTGCTGGTCATCGACATCACCGAGACCAAGGACGACCTGGTCACCTACATCAACCCGGAAATCATCTGGGCCAGCGACGAAAAGCAGGTCTACGACGAAGGCTGCCTGTCGGTGCCCGGCGTCTACGACGGCGTCGAACGCCACGCGAAAATCAAGGTGCGCGCGCTCGACGTCAAGGGCCAGCCGTTCGAAGTGGAAGCCGATGGCCTGCTGGCCGTCTGCATCCAGCACGAGATGGACCACTTGCTGGGCAAGGTGTTCGTCGAGTACCTGTCGCCGCTCAAGCGCAACCGCATCAAGACCAAGATGATCAAGGAAGAACGTGGCCTCGAGCGCGAAGCGCAACTGCGCGCGCAGGGCCGCCGGTACTGA
- the fmt gene encoding methionyl-tRNA formyltransferase, giving the protein MKVIFAGTPEFAAVALQALHEAGFEIPLVLTQPDRPAGRGMHLQPSAVKQYAVAHGIEVLQPLSLRTDSKDPQRAEEALAAHARLLSTPYDVMVVAAYGLILPRSTLDIKPCLNIHGSLLPRWRGAAPIHRAIEAGDDETGITIMEMEEGLDTGPMLLIERVAIGEGDTTGMVHDKLAALGGKMIVEALRKMEHNQLEAVTQPEEGVTYAAKISKEEAALDFSQSAIEIGRKIRAFNPFPGAHATVNGVNVKLWGAEVVEADSKSPAGKVLAADAQHGIVVACGSGALRLTELQKPGGKRLPAAEFIKGFPLENLTFE; this is encoded by the coding sequence ATGAAAGTCATCTTCGCCGGCACCCCGGAGTTCGCCGCCGTGGCATTGCAAGCCCTGCACGAGGCCGGCTTCGAAATCCCGCTGGTGCTGACCCAGCCCGACCGCCCCGCCGGTCGCGGCATGCATTTGCAACCGTCGGCCGTCAAGCAATACGCCGTCGCGCACGGCATCGAGGTGCTGCAGCCGCTGTCGCTGCGCACCGACAGCAAGGACCCGCAGCGTGCCGAGGAGGCGCTGGCCGCCCACGCGCGCCTGCTGTCGACCCCGTATGACGTGATGGTGGTGGCCGCCTACGGGCTGATCCTGCCGCGCAGCACGCTCGACATCAAACCCTGCCTCAACATTCACGGCTCGCTGCTGCCGCGCTGGCGCGGCGCCGCTCCGATCCACCGCGCCATCGAGGCGGGCGACGACGAAACCGGCATCACCATCATGGAGATGGAGGAAGGCCTGGACACCGGCCCGATGCTGCTGATCGAGCGTGTCGCCATCGGCGAGGGCGACACCACCGGCATGGTGCACGACAAACTGGCCGCGCTCGGCGGCAAGATGATCGTCGAGGCGCTGCGCAAGATGGAACACAACCAGCTCGAAGCGGTCACGCAGCCGGAAGAAGGCGTCACCTACGCCGCCAAGATCAGCAAGGAGGAAGCGGCGCTGGACTTCAGCCAGTCCGCCATCGAGATCGGCCGCAAGATCCGCGCCTTCAACCCCTTCCCCGGCGCGCACGCCACGGTCAACGGCGTCAACGTCAAGCTGTGGGGCGCCGAAGTGGTGGAAGCCGACAGCAAGAGCCCGGCCGGCAAAGTGCTCGCGGCCGACGCGCAGCACGGCATCGTGGTCGCCTGCGGCAGCGGCGCGCTGCGCCTGACGGAACTGCAAAAACCGGGCGGCAAGCGCCTGCCGGCCGCCGAGTTCATCAAAGGTTTCCCGCTGGAGAACCTTACTTTCGAGTAA
- a CDS encoding nitroreductase family protein: MTDLTDKLHWRYATKKYNPAKKVDAEKLERILEAVRLAPTSSGLQPFEVFVVENPELRAKIREVAWGQSPVTEASHLLVFAAWDDITEARIDMMFDLTNEQRGTVNEGWEAYRAKLKGIVAARGQQGNYESAARQTYIALGVALVAAAFEGVDSTPMEGFSPEAVDDILSLKERNLRSVVILPLGYREPEGDWLEGLKKVRRPREKLVTVL, from the coding sequence ATGACCGATTTGACCGACAAACTGCACTGGCGCTACGCCACCAAAAAATACAATCCCGCCAAGAAAGTGGATGCCGAGAAGCTCGAGCGCATCCTGGAAGCGGTGCGCCTGGCGCCGACCTCCAGCGGCCTGCAGCCGTTCGAGGTGTTCGTCGTTGAAAACCCGGAGCTGCGCGCCAAGATCCGTGAAGTGGCCTGGGGCCAGTCGCCGGTGACCGAAGCATCGCACCTGCTGGTGTTCGCGGCCTGGGACGACATCACCGAAGCGCGCATCGACATGATGTTCGACCTGACCAACGAGCAGCGCGGCACCGTCAACGAAGGTTGGGAAGCCTACCGCGCCAAATTGAAAGGCATCGTCGCCGCGCGCGGCCAGCAGGGCAACTACGAATCGGCCGCCCGCCAGACGTACATCGCGCTGGGCGTGGCGCTGGTCGCCGCCGCGTTCGAGGGCGTCGACAGCACGCCGATGGAAGGCTTCAGCCCGGAAGCCGTCGACGATATCCTGTCGCTCAAGGAGCGCAACCTGCGCAGCGTCGTGATCCTGCCGCTCGGCTACCGGGAACCCGAAGGCGACTGGCTGGAAGGCCTGAAGAAAGTACGCCGTCCACGCGAAAAGCTGGTAACGGTCCTGTAA
- a CDS encoding 2-hydroxychromene-2-carboxylate isomerase produces the protein MPIEFWFDFASNYSYLSVMRIRRLAPGGVVWRPFLLGPIFKDAGWNNSPFVLQKDKGAYVWQDMPRQCAKYGLPWRQPTDFPRNSMLAARVGILSENQPWMSDFCERVMLANFADDRDIASADCIADILSALGQDADAILRDAQTDDNKARLRARTEQAKALHIFGAPTFMVGDAMFWGNDRLDDALAHAQRDAKT, from the coding sequence ATGCCCATCGAATTCTGGTTCGACTTCGCCAGCAATTACAGCTACCTGAGCGTGATGCGCATCCGCCGGCTCGCCCCCGGCGGCGTGGTGTGGCGCCCCTTCCTGCTCGGTCCCATCTTCAAGGACGCGGGCTGGAACAACTCGCCCTTCGTCCTCCAGAAAGACAAAGGCGCCTACGTCTGGCAGGACATGCCGCGCCAATGCGCCAAGTACGGCCTGCCGTGGCGCCAACCAACCGACTTCCCGCGCAACTCGATGCTCGCCGCGCGCGTCGGCATCCTAAGCGAAAACCAGCCATGGATGTCGGACTTTTGCGAACGCGTCATGCTGGCCAATTTCGCCGACGACCGCGACATCGCCAGCGCCGACTGCATCGCTGACATCCTGTCGGCCCTCGGCCAGGACGCCGACGCCATCCTGCGCGACGCGCAAACCGACGACAACAAAGCCCGCCTGCGCGCCCGCACCGAACAAGCCAAGGCGCTGCACATCTTCGGCGCCCCGACCTTCATGGTCGGGGACGCGATGTTCTGGGGGAACGACCGGCTAGACGACGCCCTCGCCCACGCACAGCGCGACGCTAAGACCTAG